The sequence below is a genomic window from Methanosarcinales archaeon Met12.
CAGAGACGATTTGGGAAATAGTGGTGTAGCTTATCGTATCTTAGCCCACTTACATAGGAATTCAGACTTATTCTCATTTATGTATCTTTCATACTTCGTCACAATCTTGGGTTTTTCGATGGCTTTTCTGTATGCTTCTTCGCTTTCAAATAAATGGATTTTATTTTGAACATTCTTAAACCTCTTTATGCGTATATCATCTATTAAAAGAGCCTCCTCTCTTGTAAAAATATAAAATTGTGCACCAACAAAATCATCGTTCAATGCTACACCCACAAGAATATCGTATTCTATCTCTTGTTTATCCCATTCTTTAACTGTCCAACCCCAATATTTCACGTCTTTAGGATATAATCCCTCATTCTTTAGCGTGGAGGTTCTAATCTTTACGTTTATTTTTTTGCCATTGTAATCTATATAGATATTAGCTTTCCTTTTATCAGGTGTTAATTTTTTAAATCCCAATCCGTTTAATTTGTCCAATACACACTTTTTTCCAAGCTTACTGACCAACCCATGAGGTAAAGGGCGGCCGATGCTCTTATATTTTTTAAGCCTAACTATTATCTCCTCAATTACTCCGTTTTTATCGATACTCATAACTTTCCCAGCATAAAAGAAGTTTTGCAAAACAAAAATTTGAGTGAGTACCGTAAGGCACGAATCTTTTATGCTGTGTTATACGCCATCGTTTAAAACTCAATAAAATATTCCAGCTCATCATCTATTGCCTCCAAATCTAATAACACCTTTGCTCTTCTTGGACTTCCATCGGCATTTCTGAAATCTTCCTGAAATGAACCATATTTAACCAATGTATCATCCGTTATTCTGATGAAAGAAATTTGCTGTAACTCAAAGGATACTTTTCTCAATCTTGACCATGCCCCTCTTTTTATCCTCTCTATCACATATTTTGATTTTCCACCTTTCAACGCTTCATGCCACTTTTGAAATGTTCTATCTTCATCGTTATATAGAACCTTACCGATGGCAAGAATTAAGCCAACTGCTCCATAATCTTTAATTCCATTCGCTGTCGCTTCACTATCATTAACAATTATCTGATGACTGCTTGTATTCATAGCATGTGCTTTGAAATCCCAAGGAACATTTTTAAAACCATCAAACCTAACATTTCCATATTTTGGCCCTGGTATTTCAACAAAACCTGATAAATATTTTTCACATAGAAATTGAAAGTAAAAACCAATCCATTCCATTTGTTTCCAATGTGGATAGTTTGCGTCTTTCATCTCCAAGATTGATTTTCTGCCATCCCACATCTTAGGAATCTTTCTCAATTCTTTTCCAACATGTTTGGCAGTTTTTAAGAAAGTCATTGTTATCCTTCTATTTCAAATAAATTCAATGTTTTTTGGAACTTTTCCTCTACCTCTTTAATCCTATATTTATTTTCATTCAACCTTTTTTGAGCAAACTCATAATATTCTTTTACAATTTCAAATCCAATATACTGTCTTTTCATCATTTTACTAACAACTGCCACCTGCCCGGAACCTAAGAAAGGATCTAAAACAACATCTCCTTCTTCACTTGAATACATCAATATCTTTTTAATCAATTCAGCAGGTAATTTTGTTGGGGTTTTCTGGTCTCCTGTCCAATACTCTCTTTTGATTATCCAAACATCCTCTTTATCTTTATAATGCAAGCTGCCACCATCTTTATCATCATCTTCTTTTCCATATCTTGAATAAGGAAAAAATTTCCGTTTTTCATCATTTTTGCAAACATAAAGGCAGTGATAATGGGAAGTTACAAATTTTCTTTTCGTCACAACACCAAATTGATATTTCCAGATAATATGATTAACTGTAATAAAACCGATTTCGTCAATTGCAACTAATATGTCTTTTAAATTATTCCATCCTGAAAAAACATACATACTTCCTGATTCCTTAAGAGCCCTATAAACCCCTTTCATCCATTTGAGTGTGAAATCATAGTATTCTTCTTTTGGTATTTCATTGTATCCTTCTAAAACCCGAGATTGTGTTCTGCGATAATTATTTCTTTTTGCTTTAAAATCTATGGCAAAAGGCGGGTCTGTAATAACAAGGTCTATCGTATTATCGGTGATATGCTTCATTCCATCAATACAATCCATATTGTATATTTTGTTAAATTCAAATTTTTCCATCTTACCCCCTTCTTATCATGAGCGATGGCGTATAACTTCCTATATGACCTTACTTTTCTTGCCTATAAACTTTCATCTCAATTCACTCGTTTTTATCGATACTCACAACTTCAGCCCGCTTCTCACGTTAACGGGCAATTCATGCAATATGCTTAGCACCTCTTTTCTCGTAATATTCAATATGCGCCCGCATAGGCTGATGACTTCCTCGACCTCGACGTTCGAGCATTCACTTAACAATTTAATCATCCGTATAACGGTATTGCGCCGTTTCTCAGATTCCCTCATCTGATATGTGCGCACGCCCCTCAAGAAGTCGATCTTGCGAAATTCAGGCCAATATGGTGCACAGAAGTATGCTGCGCACTCGTTACCGCTTGCCTGCCACGGGAGGAAGTTGGATGCCCGCTCTTCTCCGCCGGTTCTGATGACCAGGTC
It includes:
- a CDS encoding site-specific DNA-methyltransferase encodes the protein MEKFEFNKIYNMDCIDGMKHITDNTIDLVITDPPFAIDFKAKRNNYRRTQSRVLEGYNEIPKEEYYDFTLKWMKGVYRALKESGSMYVFSGWNNLKDILVAIDEIGFITVNHIIWKYQFGVVTKRKFVTSHYHCLYVCKNDEKRKFFPYSRYGKEDDDKDGGSLHYKDKEDVWIIKREYWTGDQKTPTKLPAELIKKILMYSSEEGDVVLDPFLGSGQVAVVSKMMKRQYIGFEIVKEYYEFAQKRLNENKYRIKEVEEKFQKTLNLFEIEG